CTGATCCGAAGTGTCTTAGCTCCGACCTTCACCATGCTCTTGCATTCCTCTGCAAAGCTGTCGAGGCCCTCCGTTATGCGGCCAAAGACAGTGATGGGCGCGGGGCCGACCTTCCAACGGGGTTGCCCTCGTCCATAGAATATCAGTAATTCATCAATACTGGTGTCAATGCCCAAATCTCCTGGACCCGTGTATATCGTTTGGTTTTCTTCGCCAATCTGTTTAGTATCTCGGATTCCGCTTGGAACCGTTAAGATACATTCACCAGACCATGCCGCATGCCAGATTTCTCTTTCAATCGGAAGAGAGTTCAACAAGACCTTGGTGGCCTTGGGAGCTCTCTCCTCGAGCAGAACTG
Above is a genomic segment from Candidatus Lokiarchaeota archaeon containing:
- a CDS encoding DUF3830 family protein gives rise to the protein MVRNQKVTEIVLSLGDESVEAIAVLLEERAPKATKVLLNSLPIEREIWHAAWSGECILTVPSGIRDTKQIGEENQTIYTGPGDLGIDTSIDELLIFYGRGQPRWKVGPAPITVFGRITEGLDSFAEECKSMVKVGAKTLRIRKRE